The proteins below are encoded in one region of Streptomyces marianii:
- a CDS encoding PspC domain-containing protein, producing MTQPTAPPAAPPEPRLPPVLLRRTARHKAVGGVCGGLGRYCDVDPVVFRIATGVLAATGGIGLIFYGFAWLLIPLEGEEENEARRALSGRVDGAALVAVLLALLGCGLFLSMLGNDGTLAFSALLSLAVAGAAVWSRRRTTAAPEGGPLDATTAHAVSEAPPEAKAPPTPDSPSWWRDPIVKDGTTGPVATGYLWGPADSAPGAAALPRERRRDTPSPRPRGPRGIAGIVFLLALVAGGLGTGLSWESQPLGTSLQTGLACALAVFGFGLVVGSLLGRIGGGTVLLTVVTAVLLTGASVLPEEISTQWTRTDWRPATAAAVAPRYQLGSGTATLDLSRVAVPPEGTVSTVAEVGAGRLRVVLPPDATVRIRTRVGVGDVRLPGDPVNDVDVAPDRDRTDTLAPPAGAGPAGTLDLDLTVALGQVEVIRAAS from the coding sequence ATGACTCAGCCGACCGCCCCGCCCGCCGCGCCGCCGGAGCCGCGGCTCCCGCCCGTGCTGCTGCGCCGGACCGCGCGGCACAAGGCCGTCGGCGGGGTCTGCGGGGGGCTCGGCCGGTACTGCGACGTCGACCCGGTGGTCTTCCGTATCGCCACGGGTGTGCTTGCGGCGACCGGCGGCATCGGTCTGATCTTCTACGGCTTCGCCTGGCTGCTGATCCCGCTGGAGGGCGAGGAGGAGAACGAGGCGCGGCGCGCCCTGTCCGGCCGGGTCGACGGGGCCGCCCTGGTCGCCGTGCTGCTGGCGCTGCTCGGCTGCGGGCTGTTCCTGTCGATGCTGGGCAACGACGGGACGCTCGCGTTCTCCGCGCTGCTGTCGCTCGCCGTCGCGGGCGCCGCCGTGTGGTCGCGGCGGCGCACCACCGCCGCCCCGGAGGGGGGACCGCTGGACGCGACGACCGCGCACGCCGTGTCGGAGGCCCCGCCGGAGGCCAAGGCGCCCCCGACACCCGACAGCCCGTCCTGGTGGCGGGACCCGATCGTCAAGGACGGCACCACGGGGCCGGTGGCGACGGGCTACCTGTGGGGGCCGGCCGACTCCGCGCCGGGCGCCGCCGCGCTCCCCCGCGAGCGGCGCCGCGACACCCCGTCACCGCGCCCGCGCGGGCCCCGCGGCATCGCCGGAATCGTCTTCCTGCTCGCTCTGGTGGCGGGTGGTCTCGGTACGGGTCTGTCCTGGGAGTCGCAGCCGCTGGGCACCAGCCTGCAGACCGGGCTCGCCTGCGCGCTCGCCGTGTTCGGATTCGGCCTGGTCGTCGGCAGCCTCCTCGGCCGGATCGGCGGCGGCACGGTCCTGCTGACCGTGGTCACGGCCGTGCTCCTGACGGGTGCCTCCGTCCTGCCCGAGGAGATCAGCACCCAGTGGACGCGGACTGACTGGCGGCCCGCGACGGCCGCCGCCGTCGCTCCGCGGTACCAGCTGGGCTCGGGCACGGCCACGCTCGACCTGAGCCGGGTGGCGGTGCCGCCGGAGGGGACGGTGAGCACCGTCGCGGAGGTCGGCGCGGGCCGGCTGAGGGTCGTGCTGCCCCCGGACGCCACGGTGCGGATCCGGACCCGCGTCGGCGTCGGTGACGTCCGGCTGCCCGGGGATCCGGTGAACGACGTGGACGTCGCCCCGGACAGGGACCGCACGGACACGCTCGCTCCGCCCGCCGGTGCGGGGCCCGCGGGCACGCTCGACCTCGATCTGACGGTCGCGCTCGGACAGGTGGAGGTCATCCGTGCCGCTTCATGA